From Marmota flaviventris isolate mMarFla1 chromosome X, mMarFla1.hap1, whole genome shotgun sequence, the proteins below share one genomic window:
- the Tceal8 gene encoding transcription elongation factor A protein-like 8 gives MQKSCEENEGKQNMPKAEEDHPSEDVPQEPEGNPQPSQEGVSQEAEGNLRGGPAQPGQGFKEDIPVRHLDPEEMIRGVDELERLREEIRRVRNKFVMMHWKQRHSRSRPYPVCFRP, from the coding sequence atgcaaaagtcttgtgaagaaaatgaaggaaaacagaaCATGCCAAAGGCAGAAGAAGACCATCCTTCCGAAGATGTACCACAGGAACCAGAAGGAAACCCTCAACCTTCCCAAGAAGGTgtaagccaggaagcagaaggaaacCTTAGAGGAGGGCCTGCCCAACCTGGCCAAGGATTTAAAGAGGACATACCTGTTAGGCATTTGGACCCTGAAGAAATGATTAGAGGAGTAGATGAGTTGGAAAGGCTTAGGGAAGAGATCAGAAGAGTAAGAAATAAGTTCGTGATGATGCATTGGAAGCAAAGACATTCTCGCAGCCGCCCTTATCCTGTGTGTTTCAGGCCTTGA